In Paracoccaceae bacterium Fryx2, a single genomic region encodes these proteins:
- the glgA gene encoding glycogen synthase GlgA, with amino-acid sequence METRGRVLSVASECVPLLKTGGLADVVGALPGALAGQGWDMRVLMPAYRPLRAQTEGWPEVFAEADLFGGPGRVLAGEVAGVSLLLLDAPHLYDREGGPYAGAFGDWPDNPQRFAALSWIAARIAREGLGDGWRPQVLHAHDWQAGLAPAYLAYSGAEGVRSVMTVHNIAFQGWADPGMLGLLRLPYAQFHADALEYYGGLSTLKAGLVTADAITTVSPTYAQELMRPEYGMGLQGVIAARAGQVRGILNGVDTSVWSPEAEPLPYTVKNRAGKARNRAALCALFGLEVPGPLAIVVSRLTDQKGIDLLPAVIPDFVAAGGGLAVLGTGDPALEGAMHGLAARFPGRVSVRIGYDEALSHQMFAGADAVLVPSRFEPCGLTQMYGLRYGTLPVVAAVGGLADTVISANPAAMAAGAATGISFTPTDALAFGVALRQLVSLHADPKAWAAVQGNAMRAEVGWDASAAAYAGLYESLVG; translated from the coding sequence ATGGAGACGCGCGGGCGTGTGTTGTCGGTGGCGTCGGAATGCGTGCCTCTGCTGAAGACCGGCGGGCTGGCCGATGTGGTGGGGGCGCTGCCCGGCGCATTGGCGGGGCAGGGCTGGGACATGCGGGTGCTGATGCCCGCCTACCGACCGCTGCGGGCGCAGACCGAAGGCTGGCCCGAGGTCTTTGCCGAGGCCGACCTGTTCGGCGGGCCGGGGCGGGTGCTGGCGGGCGAGGTGGCGGGGGTGTCGCTGCTGCTGCTGGACGCGCCTCATCTTTACGACCGCGAGGGCGGGCCCTATGCGGGCGCATTCGGTGACTGGCCCGACAATCCGCAACGTTTTGCCGCGCTGAGCTGGATCGCGGCCCGCATCGCGCGCGAAGGGCTGGGCGATGGCTGGCGCCCGCAGGTGCTGCACGCCCATGACTGGCAGGCCGGGCTGGCGCCGGCCTATCTGGCGTATTCCGGGGCGGAGGGCGTGCGCTCGGTCATGACGGTGCACAACATCGCGTTTCAGGGCTGGGCCGATCCGGGGATGCTGGGGCTGCTGCGGCTGCCCTATGCGCAATTTCACGCCGATGCGCTGGAATACTACGGCGGCCTGTCCACCCTGAAGGCCGGGCTGGTGACGGCGGATGCGATCACCACCGTGTCACCGACCTATGCGCAGGAACTGATGCGGCCCGAATACGGCATGGGGTTGCAGGGGGTGATTGCCGCGCGCGCGGGCCAGGTGCGGGGCATCCTGAACGGGGTCGATACTTCCGTCTGGTCGCCCGAGGCGGAGCCTTTGCCCTATACTGTGAAGAACCGCGCGGGCAAGGCACGCAACCGGGCGGCGCTCTGCGCGCTGTTCGGGCTGGAGGTGCCGGGGCCGCTGGCCATCGTCGTCAGCCGCCTGACCGACCAGAAGGGCATCGACCTGCTGCCGGCCGTGATCCCGGATTTCGTGGCGGCGGGTGGCGGGCTGGCGGTGCTGGGCACTGGCGATCCGGCGCTGGAAGGCGCAATGCACGGGCTCGCCGCGCGCTTTCCCGGCCGTGTTTCGGTGCGGATCGGCTATGACGAGGCGCTGAGCCACCAGATGTTCGCGGGTGCCGACGCCGTGCTGGTGCCCTCGCGGTTCGAGCCTTGCGGGCTGACACAGATGTATGGCCTGCGCTATGGCACCCTGCCGGTGGTCGCGGCGGTGGGCGGGCTGGCCGATACCGTGATCAGCGCCAACCCGGCGGCGATGGCGGCGGGGGCGGCGACCGGCATCAGCTTCACCCCGACCGATGCGCTGGCCTTCGGCGTGGCGCTGCGGCAGCTGGTGTCGCTTCATGCCGACCCGAAGGCCTGGGCGGCGGTGCAGGGCAATGCGATGCGCGCCGAGGTCGGCTGGGATGCCTCGGCCGCGGCCTATGCCGGGCTTTACGAAAGTCTGGTCGGGTGA